Proteins from one Mycobacterium sp. SMC-2 genomic window:
- a CDS encoding sigma-70 family RNA polymerase sigma factor has translation MSAPENLADLAQRFDADRRHLRSVAFQLLGSTADAEDAVQSAWLKASRADFGAVDNLTGWFTTITAREAFDQLRARKRRAEQPLVSPDELDRLAATASAPADEETLLTESVSNALLVVLDRLSPAQRVAFVLHDLFAVPFEKIAGLLNRSPDATKKLASRARGRLRGDPGGKPERVAKHLEIVEAFLAASRGGDIATLLELLAPDVVRTVDRALVPADVPTELRGAGQIAEETRQFAQRARAGAVMLIDGAPGIVLAPRGHAEALLLIAVGTDDRIHAIDITGDPDRIRRAVLALPSWPIQQDHSRIGYQGRQTPPKGRPASGRERKDHAR, from the coding sequence ATGAGCGCCCCGGAAAATCTGGCCGATCTCGCGCAGCGGTTCGACGCGGACCGGCGACACCTGAGGTCGGTCGCCTTCCAGCTGCTGGGCTCGACGGCCGATGCCGAGGACGCGGTGCAGTCGGCGTGGCTGAAGGCCAGCCGTGCGGACTTCGGCGCGGTCGACAATCTCACTGGCTGGTTCACCACGATCACCGCGCGCGAGGCCTTCGACCAGCTGCGGGCGCGCAAGAGACGCGCCGAACAACCGCTGGTCTCGCCCGACGAACTGGACCGGCTGGCAGCGACCGCGTCGGCGCCGGCGGACGAGGAAACGCTCTTGACGGAGTCGGTGAGCAACGCGCTGCTCGTGGTACTCGACCGGCTCTCCCCGGCGCAGCGCGTCGCATTCGTGCTGCATGACCTGTTCGCGGTGCCGTTCGAGAAGATCGCCGGCCTGCTGAACCGGTCGCCCGACGCCACCAAGAAGCTGGCGAGCCGGGCGCGTGGGCGCCTGCGAGGCGACCCGGGCGGCAAACCCGAGCGCGTGGCGAAGCACCTCGAGATCGTGGAAGCGTTTCTCGCGGCGTCCCGCGGCGGTGACATCGCCACCCTGCTCGAGCTGCTGGCCCCGGACGTGGTGCGCACGGTCGATCGGGCGCTGGTGCCCGCCGACGTGCCGACCGAGCTGCGCGGCGCCGGTCAGATCGCGGAGGAGACCCGCCAATTCGCCCAGCGGGCCCGCGCCGGCGCGGTCATGCTCATCGACGGGGCACCGGGCATCGTGCTCGCGCCACGCGGGCACGCCGAGGCGCTGCTGCTGATCGCCGTCGGAACCGATGACCGCATCCACGCGATCGACATCACCGGGGATCCCGACCGCATCCGGCGGGCCGTTCTGGCGCTCCCGAGTTGGCCAATCCAGCAAGACCACAGCCGCATCGGGTACCAAGGACGTCAGACACCGCCGAAGGGGCGGCCGGCGTCGGGGCGAGAACGGAAGGACCATGCTCGATAA
- a CDS encoding DoxX family protein produces the protein MDTASVVITLCTAAITAGIAVADLIPARFVLANSAEVGVPRSWLPALGAVKLAGAAGLVLGLVGPPALGIAAAAGLVLFFVGAVVTHLRARVLYNIAFPGTYLCMSAAALTLMVLR, from the coding sequence ATGGACACCGCATCCGTTGTCATCACGCTGTGCACCGCCGCCATCACCGCGGGGATCGCCGTGGCAGACCTCATCCCTGCGCGATTCGTCCTCGCCAACTCGGCCGAAGTCGGGGTGCCGCGTTCGTGGCTGCCGGCGCTGGGGGCGGTCAAGTTGGCCGGCGCGGCGGGGCTGGTCCTGGGCCTGGTGGGCCCGCCCGCCTTGGGAATCGCGGCCGCCGCCGGCCTGGTGCTGTTCTTTGTCGGTGCAGTAGTCACACACCTGCGGGCCCGCGTCCTGTACAACATCGCGTTCCCAGGCACGTACCTGTGCATGTCGGCGGCGGCGCTGACCCTGATGGTGTTGCGTTGA